Proteins from a genomic interval of Pelagicoccus enzymogenes:
- the nirD gene encoding nitrite reductase small subunit NirD: MPDPTSSNLWTVIGEPEEFTSDLGVCIKIEEEQIAVFKLSGDKEWYATQNLCPHDKRMVLSRGLTGDLKGEPKITCPLHKRSFSLNTGKCLTDSETSCLKTYPVKEEDGKLLIQFS, from the coding sequence ATGCCCGACCCTACCTCCTCAAACCTTTGGACCGTAATCGGCGAACCCGAAGAGTTCACCTCCGACCTCGGAGTTTGCATCAAGATCGAAGAAGAACAAATCGCCGTATTCAAACTCTCCGGCGACAAGGAATGGTACGCCACCCAAAACCTTTGCCCGCACGACAAACGCATGGTGCTCAGCCGCGGCCTAACCGGCGACCTGAAAGGCGAACCCAAGATCACCTGCCCGCTGCACAAGCGATCCTTCTCCCTGAACACTGGCAAGTGCTTGACCGACAGCGAGACCAGCTGCCTCAAAACTTATCCAGTCAAAGAGGAAGACGGTAAGCTGCTAATCCAGTTTTCGTAA
- a CDS encoding bifunctional protein-serine/threonine kinase/phosphatase, which yields MHSDPGPNEQNDDCLGVRVPEGVELGTKGVAAVIADGVSAAEYGKQAAEICVQGFLSDYYDAPEAWTVATCGSKVLQSLNRWLYGLGQSNSLDGRGYVTTMTSLVFKGQSAHLFHVGDTRIYRIRGTDFEQLTRDHSFSFGKGGSGLARAMGMDTGLDIETASFPLELGDRYLLTTDGIHGFITDSVLKEVVLAAREGDFDQACRLLCQKAIEAGGNDNCSAILIEVQGVGTASKREHQRNFQRLPFPPDLAPGMKIDGYEIEKELQATSRSQTYLAREIETGQLVVLKTPSVNFEDDAGYIERFVMEGWIGKKLKNEHLAGAYVPPRGQYFLYTVLEYIEGPSLEEWMKANPKPDVRQVTSIARQILHGLRAMHRLEMLHQDLKPSNVIIHPTRGAVIIDYGSTRVAGLQEIDAPFAGQHHALGTLGYSAPEYFLEKLPNRKSDLFSLGVIIYEMLTGKLPYGEKYERCHSVRDFSVLEYHPATKFNSHVPVWLDGALRKAVAISPQRRYESYSEFEYDLEHPNPKFLPENAGPFIERNPVLFWKLVAGALLLAEAATLVWFLW from the coding sequence ATGCATAGCGATCCTGGGCCGAACGAGCAAAATGACGATTGCCTCGGGGTGCGCGTGCCAGAAGGGGTGGAGCTTGGAACCAAGGGAGTGGCGGCCGTCATTGCGGATGGGGTGAGCGCCGCGGAGTACGGTAAGCAGGCGGCGGAGATTTGCGTGCAAGGCTTTCTCAGCGACTACTACGACGCTCCGGAGGCGTGGACCGTGGCGACTTGCGGCAGCAAGGTGCTGCAGTCGCTGAACCGCTGGCTCTACGGGTTGGGCCAGAGTAACTCGCTCGATGGACGCGGTTATGTGACGACCATGACCTCGCTGGTATTCAAGGGGCAGAGCGCTCATCTTTTTCATGTCGGGGACACGCGAATTTATCGAATTCGTGGGACGGACTTCGAGCAGTTGACGCGTGACCATTCATTTAGTTTCGGAAAAGGCGGGTCGGGGCTGGCCCGTGCCATGGGAATGGATACGGGGCTAGATATTGAGACCGCAAGTTTTCCGCTGGAATTAGGCGACCGTTACCTACTGACAACGGACGGTATCCATGGATTTATTACGGACTCCGTGCTCAAGGAGGTCGTATTGGCGGCTAGGGAGGGGGATTTTGACCAAGCCTGCCGATTGCTTTGCCAAAAGGCGATTGAGGCGGGGGGGAACGACAACTGCTCGGCAATACTCATCGAAGTGCAGGGAGTTGGAACGGCCAGCAAGCGGGAGCACCAGAGGAACTTCCAGCGTTTGCCGTTTCCTCCTGACTTGGCTCCGGGCATGAAGATCGACGGTTACGAGATCGAAAAGGAGCTGCAAGCTACGAGCCGAAGCCAGACCTATCTTGCTCGAGAGATCGAGACCGGACAGTTGGTGGTGCTCAAGACGCCCTCGGTAAACTTCGAGGACGATGCTGGCTACATCGAGCGTTTCGTGATGGAAGGCTGGATCGGGAAGAAGCTAAAAAATGAGCATCTAGCGGGGGCTTATGTTCCGCCCCGCGGCCAGTATTTTCTGTACACAGTGCTCGAATACATCGAGGGGCCATCCTTGGAGGAGTGGATGAAGGCGAATCCGAAGCCTGATGTACGCCAAGTGACTTCTATCGCCCGCCAGATCCTGCACGGATTGCGGGCCATGCATCGGCTGGAAATGCTGCATCAGGACCTCAAGCCGAGTAACGTTATCATCCACCCAACGCGGGGAGCTGTCATTATCGACTATGGTTCTACCCGTGTGGCTGGACTGCAGGAAATCGATGCGCCCTTCGCAGGGCAGCATCATGCTTTGGGGACGCTTGGCTACAGCGCTCCTGAGTACTTCCTGGAGAAGCTGCCGAACCGTAAGTCGGACCTCTTTTCGTTGGGCGTGATCATCTACGAGATGTTGACGGGCAAGCTTCCCTATGGGGAAAAGTACGAGCGGTGTCACTCGGTGCGCGACTTCTCGGTGCTGGAGTATCATCCCGCCACCAAATTTAATTCGCATGTCCCGGTGTGGCTGGACGGAGCGCTTCGCAAGGCGGTGGCGATAAGTCCTCAGCGTCGTTATGAGTCGTACTCAGAGTTCGAATACGATTTGGAGCATCCTAACCCCAAGTTTTTGCCCGAAAACGCTGGACCGTTTATCGAGCGCAACCCGGTGCTGTTCTGGAAGTTGGTCGCAGGCGCGTTGCTGTTGGCGGAAGCGGCAACGCTGGTTTGGTTTTTGTGGTGA
- a CDS encoding DmsC/YnfH family molybdoenzyme membrane anchor subunit, whose protein sequence is MSELIELKDKTLIDMLLEEQRQVQTPMGRFAEAAEEAAAEQASRFGDLIPLSAPRAGEQYAFQVDLDRCSGCKGCVTACHSLNGLDENETWRDIGMLVGEGERGPALQTVTTACHHCVEPACMIGCPVDAYEKDEVSGIVLHLDDQCIGCQYCVLKCPYDVPKFSPKRGIVRKCDMCHSRLSSGEAPACVQACPHEAIKIVTVEKEEAVARSQDPDSFLPDSPEPGYTKPTTRYVSKKGLPKNMVAGDSHVLRVQHTHWPLVGLLALSQLGVGGFVSAALDLGSLQGNLGFASFLGAWLVFHLGLVCSALHLGQPLKAWRVFLGFRRSWLSREAVILGACSGVSCVAIGAVAAGWFGYLDEFPWLESLQIGAVFATALLGLVGVFTSVYIYVDTRRSFWKLPYSLSKFYGSVALGACAFYMLAAGGASLAMASAFVGLVVLKLVVEAKSFGDNRSSQGLMESVLNPLWKARLSIAALSCVAAMAATRYEGVVLGSIVLLLVCLGELAERALYFKAVNAPKMPGGLNG, encoded by the coding sequence ATGAGCGAACTGATAGAGCTGAAAGATAAGACCCTCATAGACATGTTGCTGGAGGAACAGCGGCAGGTGCAGACGCCTATGGGGCGCTTCGCGGAGGCTGCCGAGGAGGCGGCTGCAGAGCAGGCGAGCAGATTCGGAGACCTCATTCCCTTGTCGGCTCCTCGAGCGGGCGAGCAGTACGCCTTTCAGGTCGATCTCGATCGTTGTTCCGGTTGCAAGGGCTGCGTGACGGCTTGCCACAGCTTGAACGGCCTCGACGAGAACGAGACTTGGCGGGACATCGGAATGCTCGTGGGCGAAGGGGAGCGAGGGCCAGCGTTGCAGACGGTGACGACCGCTTGCCACCACTGTGTAGAGCCCGCTTGCATGATTGGTTGCCCGGTCGACGCTTACGAAAAGGACGAGGTAAGTGGAATCGTGCTGCACTTGGATGACCAGTGCATTGGTTGCCAGTACTGCGTGCTGAAATGTCCGTATGACGTGCCGAAGTTCAGTCCGAAACGCGGGATCGTGCGCAAGTGCGACATGTGCCACTCCCGCCTATCTTCGGGCGAGGCCCCCGCTTGCGTGCAGGCCTGCCCGCACGAGGCGATAAAGATCGTAACGGTGGAGAAGGAGGAGGCAGTCGCTCGCTCTCAAGATCCGGACAGCTTTTTGCCGGACAGTCCAGAACCTGGATACACGAAACCGACCACGCGTTATGTATCCAAGAAGGGGTTGCCGAAAAATATGGTCGCGGGCGACTCCCATGTCTTGCGGGTGCAGCATACGCATTGGCCTTTGGTCGGGCTCTTGGCTCTGAGTCAGCTCGGGGTCGGAGGCTTCGTCTCTGCGGCGCTCGATCTTGGGAGTTTGCAGGGCAATTTGGGTTTCGCTTCCTTTTTGGGAGCGTGGTTGGTGTTTCACTTGGGGCTGGTTTGCAGCGCGCTGCACTTGGGACAACCGCTGAAGGCATGGCGTGTGTTTCTGGGATTTCGTCGCTCTTGGCTCAGTCGGGAAGCCGTTATCTTGGGCGCCTGCTCGGGAGTTTCCTGTGTGGCGATCGGAGCGGTTGCGGCTGGCTGGTTTGGTTACCTGGATGAGTTTCCGTGGCTGGAGAGCCTGCAGATAGGCGCCGTGTTTGCGACTGCCCTTTTGGGGCTCGTGGGCGTATTCACTTCTGTGTACATTTATGTGGATACGAGGCGCAGCTTTTGGAAGTTGCCTTATTCGTTATCGAAATTCTACGGCTCGGTCGCTTTGGGGGCGTGCGCTTTTTACATGCTTGCTGCTGGAGGGGCTTCGCTGGCGATGGCGTCGGCTTTTGTGGGGCTGGTCGTCTTGAAGCTGGTGGTGGAGGCAAAATCCTTTGGCGACAATCGGTCGAGCCAGGGCTTGATGGAGTCGGTCTTGAATCCCTTGTGGAAAGCGAGGCTTTCGATAGCGGCCTTGTCCTGCGTTGCGGCGATGGCGGCTACGAGGTACGAGGGCGTGGTCCTTGGCTCGATTGTTCTCTTGCTCGTCTGCTTAGGCGAGCTTGCGGAGAGAGCGCTCTACTTCAAGGCGGTGAATGCTCCCAAGATGCCAGGAGGTCTAAACGGATGA
- a CDS encoding molybdopterin oxidoreductase family protein: protein MNALIPERTKKNSLLREWNGPLTQDLVLNPGGFGLGKVPGRLQPTNTVDSVCGFCATGCSLRVHLKDGEGVNLSANPSYPVNIGMACPKGWEALRVLDAPDRATTPLLKDASGKLQAVSWETAASTFAAKFKEIQQKHGPDSLAWLGTGQITNEEFAFLGALGKFGMGIRHGDGNTRQCMATAVAAYKQSFGFDAPPYSYQDFEDSDVLVFVGANPCIAHPIMWQRVMRNPHNPEIIVVDPRRTETANSATQHYAIAPKSDLSLFYGIARELIERGQVKRDFVEQHTEGFEEFETFVQDYTLEKVSEESGLSIAEIERFVESIAAGKRVSIWWTMGVNQSYEGVRLAQSLINICLMTGNIGRPGTGANSITGQCNAMGSRLFSNTSSLLGGHDFLQDEHREKVAGILKIDVSKIPNENCWAYDQIVQGVEDGRIKGLWIIATNSAHSWIGQGRFREAVEKLEFLVVQDMYHSTETAQLADLVLPAAGWGEKEGTFINSERRIGRTRKVHKAPGQALSDFNIFRILANYWGCSDLFKDWRSPESVFKILTRITEGRPCDISGIDGYDLLVEKRGIQWPYRSEKMDGETHRSLFSDGVFYRKNGRAKFVFDHPKPLPEPVCSDYPYVLLTGRGTSAQWHTQTRTSKSDVLRKLYPKDAYVEVNVDDAKALGVSSGDCVVVSSRRGTVKAKAFVTPTVQAGQLFMSMHYAETNYLTKPDFDPYSRQPSYKHCAVRLSLPDSAAVQ, encoded by the coding sequence ATGAATGCTCTGATTCCAGAACGTACGAAGAAGAACAGTTTGTTGAGGGAATGGAACGGTCCCCTCACGCAGGATTTAGTCTTGAATCCGGGTGGTTTCGGTCTCGGGAAAGTGCCGGGGCGTCTCCAGCCGACGAATACGGTTGATAGCGTATGTGGATTTTGCGCGACAGGGTGTTCTCTCAGGGTTCACTTGAAGGATGGCGAGGGCGTCAATCTGAGCGCCAATCCCTCGTATCCGGTAAATATTGGTATGGCTTGCCCAAAGGGGTGGGAAGCTTTGCGGGTACTGGACGCTCCTGACCGAGCGACTACGCCCTTGCTGAAGGACGCGAGCGGGAAGCTGCAAGCTGTCAGCTGGGAAACGGCGGCTTCAACCTTTGCCGCGAAGTTCAAGGAGATCCAGCAAAAGCATGGTCCGGACAGCCTCGCTTGGCTTGGGACGGGGCAAATTACGAACGAGGAATTCGCCTTCTTGGGCGCCCTTGGAAAATTCGGCATGGGGATTCGTCATGGCGATGGGAATACGCGCCAGTGCATGGCAACTGCAGTGGCTGCCTACAAGCAGTCTTTCGGTTTTGACGCCCCTCCTTATTCGTATCAGGATTTCGAGGACTCGGACGTGCTCGTTTTCGTGGGAGCGAATCCCTGTATCGCCCATCCGATCATGTGGCAGCGAGTTATGCGAAACCCCCATAATCCGGAGATCATCGTGGTCGATCCGCGTCGTACGGAGACAGCCAATTCGGCCACCCAGCACTACGCCATCGCGCCTAAGTCGGACCTTTCCCTGTTCTACGGCATCGCTCGCGAGTTGATCGAGCGGGGGCAGGTGAAGCGCGACTTTGTCGAGCAGCACACGGAAGGCTTCGAGGAGTTCGAGACGTTCGTTCAAGACTACACTTTAGAGAAGGTATCCGAGGAAAGCGGGCTTTCGATAGCGGAGATCGAGCGTTTCGTGGAAAGTATCGCTGCGGGAAAGCGTGTTTCGATCTGGTGGACAATGGGGGTGAACCAGAGTTACGAAGGGGTTCGGCTTGCTCAGTCGCTCATCAACATTTGCTTGATGACCGGGAATATTGGTCGCCCCGGCACCGGAGCGAACTCGATTACGGGGCAATGCAACGCCATGGGATCTCGCCTTTTCTCCAATACGAGCAGTCTGCTTGGGGGGCATGATTTCTTGCAGGACGAGCATCGAGAGAAGGTTGCTGGCATCCTGAAAATAGATGTATCCAAAATTCCGAACGAAAATTGCTGGGCCTACGACCAGATCGTGCAGGGCGTAGAAGATGGGAGGATCAAGGGCCTTTGGATCATCGCTACGAATTCGGCGCACTCATGGATCGGGCAAGGCCGCTTCCGCGAAGCGGTCGAGAAGCTTGAGTTCTTGGTGGTGCAAGACATGTACCACAGCACGGAGACCGCTCAGCTAGCCGACTTGGTTTTGCCGGCGGCTGGCTGGGGCGAAAAGGAGGGGACCTTCATCAATTCGGAGCGTCGCATCGGTCGAACCCGCAAGGTTCACAAGGCGCCGGGGCAGGCCTTGTCCGACTTCAATATTTTCCGCATCCTCGCCAACTATTGGGGATGCAGCGACCTGTTTAAGGATTGGAGGTCGCCCGAGTCGGTTTTCAAGATTCTGACTCGAATCACGGAAGGCCGCCCCTGCGATATTTCGGGGATCGATGGGTATGATCTCCTTGTCGAGAAGCGAGGAATCCAATGGCCCTACCGGTCTGAGAAGATGGACGGGGAAACGCATCGTTCGCTGTTCTCCGATGGAGTCTTCTATCGGAAAAACGGACGTGCGAAGTTCGTGTTCGACCATCCGAAGCCTCTGCCGGAACCCGTTTGTTCTGACTATCCGTACGTTTTGCTGACGGGACGAGGAACCTCTGCCCAGTGGCACACTCAGACGCGTACTTCGAAGTCCGATGTCTTGAGAAAACTGTATCCGAAAGACGCTTACGTGGAGGTCAATGTTGATGACGCCAAAGCGCTGGGAGTGAGCAGCGGAGATTGCGTCGTGGTTAGCTCTCGCCGAGGCACAGTGAAGGCGAAGGCATTTGTCACGCCGACCGTGCAGGCGGGGCAGCTGTTCATGTCGATGCACTACGCTGAGACCAATTACCTGACCAAACCGGACTTCGATCCGTACTCGCGACAACCTTCTTACAAGCATTGCGCGGTAAGGCTGAGCTTGCCGGATTCAGCGGCTGTTCAGTAA
- a CDS encoding MFS transporter, with the protein MSQSKINLFKISDPRIFTLHITWFAFFLTFVMWFSHAPMRDAIMSSFDLTTAQWKALLILNVALTIPSRIVIGMLVDKFGPRHVFSGLLIMAGVLCLFFSMASSYEMLAFARLLMGFIGAGFVIGIRMIGEWFPAKTVGLAEGIYGGWGNFGSAAAAWTLPTLMLFYGGPDGWRYAVLTTGAIAACYGVFFFWKARNTPKGSTYFKPKKSGGLEVTSKRDFYFLIGMTIPMYACLAVLAWKLSPTGVALLSQGATYGIYAALAALFVVQVTSIYNVNKEMLQHGVDEQQHYKFKQVAILDINYFVTFGSELAVVSMLPGFFMDTFGLSPQMAGLFGGGFALMNLLARPFGGLVSDKFGRRATMLIFICGLAVGYFIMGNVTSSWPLLLAVGATMLCSFFVQSGEGAVFAIVPLVKRRLSGQIAGMVGAYGNVGAVTFLTIYSFVDASTFFIVIGCSSVIAFAASFFLEEPKGHTVEVLEDGTVQKIEVA; encoded by the coding sequence ATGTCTCAAAGCAAAATTAACCTCTTCAAGATTTCCGACCCTCGGATCTTCACGCTGCACATCACTTGGTTCGCGTTCTTCCTGACTTTTGTGATGTGGTTCAGTCACGCGCCGATGCGCGATGCCATCATGTCGTCCTTCGACTTGACGACTGCCCAGTGGAAGGCGCTGTTGATCCTAAACGTGGCCCTGACCATTCCTTCCCGCATCGTGATCGGGATGTTGGTGGACAAGTTTGGCCCTCGCCATGTCTTTAGCGGACTGCTTATCATGGCTGGCGTTTTGTGCCTGTTTTTCTCGATGGCGAGCAGCTATGAGATGCTGGCTTTCGCCCGTCTTTTGATGGGCTTCATTGGGGCGGGCTTCGTGATCGGTATTCGCATGATCGGGGAGTGGTTTCCTGCCAAGACAGTGGGCCTGGCGGAAGGCATTTACGGAGGCTGGGGCAACTTTGGTTCGGCGGCTGCGGCTTGGACCTTGCCGACGCTCATGCTCTTCTACGGAGGTCCTGACGGCTGGCGTTACGCGGTCTTGACCACCGGGGCGATCGCGGCCTGCTATGGAGTGTTCTTTTTCTGGAAGGCCCGCAACACGCCTAAAGGTTCGACCTACTTCAAGCCGAAGAAGTCGGGCGGTCTGGAGGTCACTTCCAAGCGTGACTTTTATTTCCTCATCGGCATGACGATCCCGATGTACGCTTGTTTGGCGGTGCTTGCTTGGAAGCTCTCTCCGACAGGAGTGGCGCTGCTTAGCCAAGGCGCGACGTACGGGATCTATGCAGCCTTGGCGGCCTTGTTCGTCGTGCAGGTCACCTCGATCTACAACGTGAACAAGGAGATGTTGCAGCACGGAGTCGACGAGCAGCAGCACTACAAGTTCAAGCAGGTCGCCATCTTGGACATCAATTATTTCGTCACTTTCGGTTCGGAGCTGGCGGTCGTTTCCATGTTGCCTGGATTCTTCATGGATACCTTCGGGCTGAGCCCGCAAATGGCGGGGCTGTTCGGCGGAGGTTTCGCCTTGATGAATCTTTTGGCGCGGCCGTTTGGCGGTCTTGTATCCGATAAGTTTGGACGCCGCGCCACGATGCTCATCTTTATCTGCGGTCTTGCGGTCGGCTACTTCATCATGGGCAACGTTACGAGTAGCTGGCCTCTGTTGCTGGCGGTGGGCGCCACCATGCTTTGCTCCTTCTTCGTGCAGTCGGGAGAGGGGGCGGTCTTCGCGATCGTTCCATTGGTCAAGCGTCGTCTTTCCGGTCAGATCGCTGGCATGGTGGGGGCCTATGGGAACGTGGGCGCGGTTACCTTTCTGACGATTTACAGCTTCGTAGACGCCTCGACCTTCTTCATCGTAATCGGCTGCTCGTCGGTGATCGCCTTTGCCGCTTCCTTCTTCTTGGAGGAGCCGAAAGGGCACACGGTGGAAGTCCTGGAGGACGGAACGGTGCAGAAGATCGAAGTCGCCTAG
- a CDS encoding ABC transporter ATP-binding protein has protein sequence MIEDRYVELFEVVKAYPNPFGEAIKVVDGFNLMVKQGELVSVIGHSGCGKSTVLNMVAGLIPITSGGVIVAGREVTGPGPDRAVVFQAPCLLPWLSCFGNVMLGVKQVFPDASKAERQQMVEYSLCAVGLKDSMHKYPKEMSGGMQQRVGIARAIALRPKMLLLDEPFGRLDSLTRMELQEVILNILNFEKITTMMITHDPDEAVYMSDRICMMTNGPGAKVGEVMEIDFERPRDREEIMETADFYEYRRRLLQFLDDCEKEKIARKKAKVG, from the coding sequence ATGATTGAAGATAGATACGTAGAACTCTTTGAGGTCGTGAAGGCCTATCCGAATCCCTTTGGCGAAGCGATCAAGGTGGTGGACGGATTCAACTTGATGGTGAAGCAAGGGGAGCTCGTCAGCGTGATCGGCCACTCCGGTTGCGGGAAGTCCACCGTGCTCAACATGGTCGCAGGGCTTATCCCGATCACTTCCGGCGGCGTGATCGTAGCTGGTCGCGAGGTGACGGGGCCCGGGCCGGACCGAGCGGTGGTTTTCCAAGCTCCGTGCTTGCTGCCCTGGCTCAGCTGTTTCGGCAACGTGATGCTGGGAGTGAAACAAGTTTTCCCCGATGCCTCCAAGGCGGAACGCCAGCAAATGGTAGAGTACTCCCTGTGCGCGGTGGGCTTGAAGGACTCCATGCACAAGTACCCGAAGGAAATGTCGGGCGGCATGCAGCAGCGGGTAGGCATTGCGCGGGCCATTGCTTTGCGGCCGAAGATGCTCTTGCTGGACGAACCGTTTGGTCGCCTCGATTCGCTCACCCGCATGGAGCTGCAGGAGGTTATCCTAAACATTCTCAATTTCGAGAAGATCACGACCATGATGATCACCCACGACCCGGACGAAGCCGTCTACATGTCGGACCGGATTTGCATGATGACCAACGGACCTGGCGCCAAGGTAGGCGAGGTCATGGAAATCGATTTCGAACGCCCGCGCGACCGCGAGGAGATTATGGAAACGGCAGACTTCTACGAGTACCGTCGCCGCCTCCTGCAATTCCTCGACGACTGCGAGAAGGAAAAGATCGCCCGCAAGAAAGCGAAAGTTGGTTAA
- the nirB gene encoding nitrite reductase large subunit NirB — translation MSKENVVVIGNGMVGCKFLAAMLQKDSEQRFNLITFCEEPRPAYDRVHLSEYFSGKTAEDLTLQPIDWYTDNGITIHLEDKAVSIDREAKLVRSAKGVEVSYDVLVLATGSSPFVPPVPGIEKEGVFVYRTIEDLEGMMEHAKSASKAAVIGGGLLGLEAAKATQDLGLESHVVEFAPRLMPRQIDEAGGEILKDIIESRGLSVHLNKATTEILGDGKVFGMSFKDGSSLEVDMIVVSAGIRPRDELARDCGLEVGPRGGVVVDDKLQTNDPSIFAIGEVALYNNFIYGLVAPGYNMADIVATQITGGQAEFHGADMSTKLKLIGTDVASFGNIEPQEPHRNIVLTDPVKGTYKRLLTSQDGKQLIGGILIGDADAYGNLLQMTLNQIELPEDPIQLILPAGSGTAPAFGPAALPDSAQICSCENVSKGDICSAIENGATTLPALKSCTKAGTGCGGCVPLVTNLLNHTLKELGQEVNTDLCEHFSHTRQGLYEIVRATGIDNFDTLLATHGNGGRGCEICKPAVGSILASVHNDKVIAPRNRKLQDSNDRYLANIQKDGTYSVVPRVPGGEITPEKLIVIGEVANEYGLYTKITGGQRIDLFGAKVNDLPAIWKKLIDAGFESGHAYGKALRTVKSCVGSTWCRFGVQDSTSLAIEVENRYKGIRAPHKIKSAVSGCTRECAEAQSKDFGIIATEKGWNLYLGGNGGMKPRHADLFAADLDKETLIKYIDRYLMFYIKTADKLTRTSVWLDSLEGGIEHLREVIIEDSLGICAELDQQMQHLVDTYHCEWKDAIEDPEKLKRFRHFGNTDESDPTIKHILEREQIRPANEEELAKA, via the coding sequence ATGAGCAAAGAAAACGTCGTCGTCATCGGAAATGGCATGGTGGGCTGCAAATTCCTCGCCGCCATGCTGCAAAAGGACAGTGAGCAGCGATTCAATTTGATCACCTTCTGCGAGGAACCTCGCCCCGCCTACGACCGCGTTCACCTTTCCGAGTACTTCTCCGGCAAAACGGCCGAGGACCTCACGCTCCAGCCCATCGACTGGTACACCGACAACGGCATCACTATCCACCTCGAGGACAAAGCCGTCTCCATCGACCGCGAAGCCAAGCTCGTCCGCTCCGCCAAAGGCGTGGAGGTTTCCTACGACGTACTCGTGCTCGCCACCGGCTCCAGCCCCTTCGTGCCGCCCGTTCCGGGCATCGAAAAGGAAGGCGTCTTCGTCTACCGCACCATCGAAGACCTCGAAGGCATGATGGAGCACGCGAAGAGCGCCAGCAAGGCGGCCGTCATTGGCGGCGGACTGCTCGGCCTCGAAGCCGCCAAAGCCACCCAGGACCTCGGCCTCGAATCCCATGTCGTAGAATTCGCCCCCCGCCTCATGCCGCGCCAAATCGACGAAGCCGGCGGCGAAATCCTCAAGGACATCATCGAGTCCCGCGGACTCTCCGTCCACCTCAACAAGGCGACCACGGAAATCCTCGGCGACGGGAAGGTATTCGGCATGAGCTTCAAGGACGGATCCTCCCTCGAGGTCGACATGATCGTCGTCTCAGCCGGCATCCGTCCCCGCGACGAGCTCGCCCGCGACTGCGGTCTGGAAGTGGGCCCCCGTGGCGGCGTCGTAGTTGACGACAAACTACAGACCAACGACCCCAGCATCTTCGCTATCGGAGAAGTCGCCCTCTACAACAACTTCATCTACGGCCTCGTCGCCCCCGGCTACAACATGGCCGACATCGTCGCCACCCAAATCACCGGCGGCCAAGCGGAATTCCACGGGGCGGACATGTCCACCAAGCTCAAGCTCATCGGCACCGACGTCGCCAGCTTCGGCAACATCGAGCCCCAAGAGCCACACCGCAACATCGTTCTCACCGACCCCGTCAAGGGCACCTACAAGCGTCTGCTCACCAGCCAGGACGGCAAGCAGCTCATCGGCGGTATCCTCATCGGCGACGCCGACGCCTACGGCAACCTGCTGCAGATGACGCTCAACCAGATCGAGCTCCCGGAAGATCCGATCCAGCTCATCCTGCCCGCTGGCTCCGGAACCGCTCCCGCCTTCGGCCCCGCCGCCCTTCCCGACAGCGCCCAAATCTGCTCCTGCGAAAACGTGAGCAAGGGCGACATCTGCTCCGCCATCGAAAACGGAGCCACCACCCTGCCCGCCCTCAAGAGCTGCACCAAGGCCGGCACCGGCTGCGGCGGTTGCGTTCCGCTCGTCACCAACCTCCTCAACCACACCCTCAAGGAACTTGGACAAGAGGTGAACACCGACCTCTGCGAACACTTCAGCCACACCCGCCAAGGCCTCTACGAAATCGTACGCGCCACCGGTATCGACAATTTCGATACCCTGCTCGCCACGCACGGCAACGGCGGGCGCGGCTGCGAAATCTGCAAGCCCGCAGTCGGTTCCATCCTCGCTAGCGTGCACAACGACAAGGTCATCGCCCCCCGCAACCGCAAGCTGCAGGACAGCAACGACCGCTACTTAGCCAACATCCAGAAGGACGGCACCTACTCCGTCGTTCCACGCGTCCCGGGCGGCGAGATCACACCCGAAAAGCTCATCGTCATCGGCGAAGTCGCCAATGAGTACGGACTCTACACCAAGATCACCGGCGGCCAACGCATCGACCTCTTCGGAGCCAAGGTCAACGACCTGCCCGCCATCTGGAAGAAGCTCATCGACGCCGGCTTCGAAAGCGGGCACGCCTACGGAAAAGCCCTCCGCACCGTCAAGTCCTGCGTCGGCTCCACCTGGTGCCGCTTCGGAGTGCAAGACTCCACCAGCCTCGCCATCGAAGTCGAGAACCGCTACAAAGGCATCCGCGCCCCCCACAAGATCAAGTCCGCCGTCTCCGGCTGTACCCGCGAGTGCGCCGAAGCGCAAAGCAAGGACTTCGGCATCATCGCCACCGAAAAAGGCTGGAACCTCTACCTCGGCGGAAACGGCGGCATGAAGCCGCGCCACGCCGACCTCTTCGCGGCCGACCTCGACAAGGAAACCCTCATCAAATACATCGACCGCTACCTGATGTTCTACATCAAGACCGCCGACAAGCTCACCCGCACCAGCGTCTGGCTCGACTCGCTCGAAGGCGGCATCGAACACCTGCGCGAAGTCATCATCGAGGACTCGCTCGGCATCTGCGCCGAGCTCGACCAGCAGATGCAGCACCTCGTCGACACCTACCACTGCGAGTGGAAGGACGCCATCGAAGACCCAGAAAAGCTCAAGCGTTTCCGCCACTTCGGCAACACCGACGAGAGCGACCCCACCATCAAGCACATCCTCGAACGCGAGCAAATTCGCCCCGCCAACGAAGAAGAACTAGCCAAGGCGTAA